The following are encoded in a window of Methylicorpusculum oleiharenae genomic DNA:
- a CDS encoding PAS domain-containing protein, translated as MPFITEKDPGLIPQILSEILDECVNGVTLADPDLPDMPIVYANKAFETMTGYSQEDVIGHNCRFLQGPDRDQDARYQIFQAIRNNQGVVVTLRNYKKNGELFFNRLKIIPLFDRNGRIIYYLGVQYDVTEQVKADERIKELSSGISSVAGE; from the coding sequence ATGCCTTTTATCACTGAAAAAGATCCCGGGCTCATTCCTCAGATACTCTCCGAGATACTGGATGAATGTGTTAACGGCGTCACTCTGGCGGATCCGGATTTACCAGATATGCCGATAGTTTATGCGAACAAAGCGTTCGAGACGATGACAGGATATTCTCAGGAAGATGTCATAGGACATAACTGCCGGTTTCTGCAGGGTCCTGACCGCGATCAAGATGCACGCTACCAGATTTTCCAGGCCATCCGGAATAATCAGGGGGTAGTCGTTACCCTTCGTAATTATAAGAAAAACGGGGAACTGTTTTTCAATCGACTCAAAATTATTCCTCTCTTTGATAGAAACGGCCGCATTATCTACTACCTGGGTGTTCAATACGACGTAACCGAGCAGGTTAAAGCCGATGAAAGAATTAAGGAATTAAGTTCCGGAATTTCTAGCGTGGCGGGTGAGTAG
- a CDS encoding sensor histidine kinase encodes MNKKRSLRTEIILRLSVPVIFFMAVETVLSYFTTLHYVDEAYDRWLLDSARSLMQEIKLIEGQAVVDLPPEALAIFKWDDLDKTYFNVISEERGLLAGDAFVPETLGSSQETEKPIYFNAIVNDESVRVVSIKVPLAYEATETIHIHVAETQKKRRVMMFDILMADLIPQLLLVIMAGFYLLRGVKRGLQPLHELADEIAQRSPQDLSPIPESHVFQEVHTLTDTINNLFNRLALAIAGQQRFISNAAHQLRTPLAGLKLQAERALREKDLAEMKPALEQIQVSADRMSHLITQLLVLAKSGPLEAGYQLKPLALCKLVKALAIDYAPLAIQHNMELVFEGPDNDIIIQGDEILLRELLGNLIDNAIKYGHESGVIVISVLIKPYPSLIVEDDGPGIPAAEQEKIFERFYRIPGSLGDGCGLGLAIVKEIAMLHQAQLNLGSSDQLGGGRFEVIFNGKPENMR; translated from the coding sequence ATGAATAAAAAAAGGAGCTTGAGGACAGAGATTATTCTGCGCTTGTCGGTGCCTGTCATTTTTTTCATGGCGGTTGAAACGGTGTTGTCTTATTTCACCACACTGCATTATGTCGATGAGGCCTATGATCGATGGCTGCTCGATTCTGCAAGGTCTTTAATGCAGGAAATCAAGCTTATAGAAGGACAGGCTGTAGTTGATTTGCCCCCGGAAGCGTTAGCTATTTTTAAATGGGATGATCTGGATAAAACCTATTTTAATGTTATCTCCGAGGAAAGAGGCTTATTGGCCGGCGATGCATTTGTACCCGAAACATTGGGCTCCTCGCAAGAAACTGAAAAGCCCATTTATTTCAATGCGATTGTCAATGACGAGTCGGTCAGAGTCGTGTCAATCAAGGTTCCTCTTGCTTATGAGGCGACGGAGACTATCCATATTCATGTCGCAGAAACACAGAAAAAGCGAAGAGTCATGATGTTCGATATTCTCATGGCGGATTTAATTCCTCAGCTTTTACTGGTCATAATGGCTGGGTTTTACTTGTTAAGGGGTGTTAAACGGGGGTTGCAGCCTTTACACGAACTGGCTGACGAAATAGCTCAGCGTTCACCGCAAGATTTAAGCCCGATTCCCGAATCTCATGTTTTTCAGGAAGTGCATACGCTCACGGACACGATTAATAACCTGTTTAATCGATTGGCTTTGGCAATTGCCGGTCAGCAACGCTTCATATCGAATGCCGCTCATCAACTGCGTACACCGCTGGCCGGACTTAAATTACAGGCAGAACGCGCGCTTCGAGAAAAAGATCTGGCAGAGATGAAGCCTGCTTTGGAGCAGATTCAGGTCAGTGCCGACCGAATGTCTCATTTGATAACTCAACTTTTGGTATTGGCTAAGTCAGGTCCTTTAGAGGCAGGCTATCAGCTTAAGCCTTTGGCGCTCTGTAAATTGGTCAAGGCGCTTGCGATTGATTATGCACCTTTAGCAATTCAGCACAACATGGAGTTGGTATTTGAAGGTCCTGATAACGATATTATCATTCAGGGCGATGAGATTCTGTTGCGGGAATTATTGGGTAATTTAATAGACAACGCGATTAAATACGGGCATGAGAGCGGTGTTATTGTTATTAGTGTACTTATTAAGCCCTATCCCTCGTTGATTGTCGAAGATGATGGGCCTGGTATTCCTGCAGCAGAGCAGGAAAAGATTTTTGAACGATTTTATCGTATTCCCGGCAGTCTGGGAGACGGTTGCGGTTTAGGACTTGCGATAGTCAAAGAAATTGCGATGCTTCATCAGGCTCAACTTAACCTGGGTAGCTCGGATCAATTGGGAGGAGGGCGGTTTGAGGTTATATTTAACGGAAAACCGGAAAATATGCGATAA
- a CDS encoding response regulator, with the protein MKILLVEDDNVLSDGLTHTLSKSGYSVTCATSGSYAEHALAAQDFDLIVLDLGLPDMDGLKLLKRLRSRKIGLPIIILTARDGMNDRIEGIAQGADDYLTKPFELRELEVRINALIRRCYGGFSNVIQVGRLSLDTQDHQISADGQLLLLSAREFGVLEMLLMQAGKVVCKERISQRLSNDGEGLADNAIEVYVHRLRKRIEPYGAVIRTVRGLGYLLETSKNE; encoded by the coding sequence ATGAAAATTTTATTAGTGGAAGACGATAATGTATTGTCCGATGGTTTGACCCATACGCTGTCCAAAAGCGGTTATTCAGTCACTTGTGCAACTAGCGGTAGCTATGCAGAGCATGCGTTGGCGGCGCAGGACTTTGACTTGATTGTCCTGGATTTGGGTTTGCCTGATATGGATGGTTTAAAGCTTTTGAAGCGCCTAAGAAGCCGGAAGATAGGTTTGCCCATTATCATATTGACGGCTCGGGACGGCATGAATGACCGTATTGAGGGAATAGCCCAGGGAGCGGATGATTATTTGACCAAACCGTTTGAATTACGAGAGCTGGAAGTGCGAATCAATGCTTTGATAAGGCGTTGTTATGGTGGTTTCAGTAACGTAATTCAAGTTGGCCGATTGTCATTGGATACACAAGATCATCAGATATCAGCTGATGGGCAATTACTATTACTTTCAGCCAGAGAATTCGGAGTTTTGGAAATGTTGTTAATGCAAGCGGGAAAAGTGGTTTGCAAAGAGCGGATTTCTCAACGCCTGTCCAATGATGGCGAGGGACTGGCCGACAATGCCATAGAAGTTTATGTCCACCGGTTGCGTAAACGAATTGAACCCTATGGCGCAGTGATAAGAACGGTCCGGGGCTTGGGTTATTTGCTTGAAACTTCAAAAAATGAATAA
- the nhaD gene encoding sodium:proton antiporter NhaD: protein MKTVFNSMLFNLFLFLPLSAWSSEPDSDRLNLTTETTGYIALFIFFLAYLLVIFEEKLHLQKSKPVLIVAGLIWALIAFAYQSQGLTDQVSIALRHNFLEYSELFFFLLVAMTYISAMIERGVFDALHYRLVSREFSYRQLFWITGLLAFFISPVADNLTTALIMCTVVLTVGASKPQFIGIACVNIVVAANAGGAFSPFGDITTLMVWQKDILDFWTFFKLFIPSLINFLIPAAIMHRYIPKGRPELPDEENLTIKHGGIIIIILFLSTIATSIVFHQFLHLPAAFGMLMGLGYLKMFGYYLRTAFRREQSSFDMIPGSEVSGSAFDVFSHIAKSEWDTLFFFYGVIMSVGGLGFIGYLSLTSEFMYGEMGATSANILIGIMSAVIDNIPIMFAVLTMNPEMPEIQWLLVTLTAGVGGSLLSIGSAAGVALMGQARGYYTFFSHLKWTPAIALGYFISIYAHLLIN from the coding sequence ATGAAAACCGTATTCAACTCAATGTTGTTTAACCTTTTTTTATTTTTACCCCTATCAGCGTGGAGCTCTGAACCTGATAGTGATCGGTTAAACTTAACTACAGAGACCACGGGGTATATAGCGCTTTTTATTTTCTTTCTGGCCTACCTCCTGGTCATTTTTGAGGAAAAGCTACATTTACAAAAATCCAAACCGGTTCTAATTGTCGCCGGTTTAATTTGGGCGCTAATTGCGTTCGCATATCAATCACAAGGCTTGACTGATCAGGTATCGATCGCATTGAGACATAATTTTCTCGAATACTCGGAACTTTTCTTTTTTCTGTTGGTTGCAATGACTTACATCAGCGCAATGATTGAGCGGGGCGTGTTTGATGCCCTTCATTATCGCTTGGTCTCGCGGGAATTCAGCTATAGGCAGCTTTTCTGGATCACAGGATTGTTAGCATTTTTCATCTCTCCCGTGGCCGATAATTTGACCACCGCATTAATTATGTGCACAGTCGTTTTGACTGTAGGCGCCTCAAAACCGCAATTCATAGGCATTGCCTGCGTCAATATTGTTGTAGCGGCAAATGCAGGAGGAGCGTTTAGTCCTTTTGGCGACATCACTACATTAATGGTTTGGCAAAAAGATATCTTAGACTTTTGGACTTTTTTTAAACTGTTCATACCTTCACTCATTAACTTTTTAATCCCTGCAGCCATTATGCACAGGTATATCCCCAAGGGCCGACCTGAACTCCCAGACGAAGAAAATTTAACTATCAAACACGGCGGCATTATAATTATTATTTTATTTTTATCCACGATTGCCACCTCAATTGTTTTCCATCAATTTCTCCACTTGCCAGCTGCTTTTGGCATGTTGATGGGCCTTGGGTATCTGAAAATGTTCGGATATTATTTGAGGACCGCTTTTAGACGCGAGCAATCTTCTTTCGACATGATCCCTGGCTCCGAAGTCAGCGGCAGCGCCTTCGACGTATTCAGTCATATAGCCAAATCCGAATGGGATACACTGTTTTTCTTTTACGGTGTCATTATGTCTGTGGGGGGATTGGGTTTCATCGGATATTTGAGCCTCACTTCCGAGTTCATGTATGGGGAAATGGGCGCTACCTCGGCCAATATTCTCATCGGAATAATGTCTGCAGTTATTGATAACATCCCCATCATGTTTGCAGTATTGACCATGAATCCGGAGATGCCGGAAATCCAGTGGCTTTTAGTCACGTTAACAGCCGGGGTGGGAGGCAGTCTTTTATCGATAGGTTCTGCTGCAGGCGTTGCGTTAATGGGGCAGGCCAGAGGCTACTATACATTTTTTAGCCATTTAAAATGGACTCCGGCAATTGCACTTGGCTATTTCATCAGTATTTATGCCCATCTGCTGATCAATTGA
- a CDS encoding META domain-containing protein, with the protein MFFVIFQLLIGCAAQSDRSTSDAIQSQKDAKTLDVQDSRWQLKHFVTATGEIIPMLEGTAIDAVFTNGKLTGRGGCNRYFGSFKLKEKTGLSVVNPIGSTMMACSPTIDEQERRYFDFLAKVDAYQLGENGHSLVLLNKEGKSLLVFDVLVPAALENTPWQATGVNNGRGGVVADKNTPLAVATFAGGIVQGKAGCNGFSAVYRAESGNLSITAVKTTRMACAEEGVMALEANYLKALTQAVRYEINGDQLRLLDKEGSLLISFIRQTQ; encoded by the coding sequence ATGTTTTTCGTTATATTTCAGTTACTGATCGGGTGCGCTGCGCAATCCGATAGATCCACTTCTGATGCAATACAAAGTCAAAAAGATGCAAAGACGCTCGATGTGCAAGATAGCCGTTGGCAACTTAAGCACTTTGTCACTGCTACTGGCGAAATAATCCCGATGCTGGAAGGTACGGCAATCGATGCGGTTTTTACTAACGGTAAACTTACCGGGCGCGGCGGCTGCAACCGCTATTTTGGCAGTTTTAAGCTTAAAGAGAAGACCGGGTTATCAGTGGTTAACCCGATCGGCTCAACAATGATGGCCTGTTCCCCAACAATTGACGAACAGGAACGCCGCTATTTTGATTTTTTAGCAAAGGTTGATGCATATCAGTTAGGTGAAAACGGTCACTCTTTAGTTCTTTTGAATAAAGAGGGAAAATCCTTGCTGGTATTCGATGTGCTTGTGCCGGCCGCTCTTGAAAATACGCCATGGCAAGCGACGGGGGTTAATAATGGCCGGGGTGGTGTCGTAGCGGATAAAAACACCCCTTTGGCGGTGGCGACGTTTGCTGGCGGGATTGTTCAAGGAAAAGCCGGATGTAACGGATTTTCAGCTGTTTATAGGGCAGAATCCGGAAATTTAAGTATTACGGCGGTAAAAACAACGCGTATGGCTTGTGCCGAGGAAGGGGTCATGGCGCTTGAAGCTAATTATCTGAAGGCATTGACTCAGGCCGTGAGGTATGAAATCAATGGCGATCAACTGAGATTGCTCGATAAAGAGGGTTCCTTGCTGATCAGTTTTATCAGACAGACCCAATAG
- the ispF gene encoding 2-C-methyl-D-erythritol 2,4-cyclodiphosphate synthase: MIRIGQGYDVHRFKDDGDVILGGVTIPYEKGLEAHSDGDVVLHALCDALLGAAALGDIGKHFPDTDPEFKGADSRVLLRHVHRIVREKGYKLVNADITIIAQAPKMAPYIPEMCFNIAEDLDVTVDDINVKATTTEKLGFEGRKEGIAVQAVVLIEK; encoded by the coding sequence ATGATTCGAATTGGTCAAGGCTATGATGTTCATCGGTTTAAAGACGATGGCGATGTGATCCTGGGTGGCGTCACTATTCCGTATGAAAAAGGCCTGGAAGCGCACTCTGACGGCGACGTGGTGCTGCATGCATTGTGCGATGCGTTATTGGGCGCGGCGGCATTGGGTGATATCGGCAAGCATTTTCCAGATACCGACCCGGAATTTAAGGGTGCCGATAGCCGGGTTTTATTGCGGCATGTCCACCGTATCGTGCGGGAAAAAGGTTATAAACTGGTCAACGCGGATATTACCATCATCGCCCAGGCGCCCAAGATGGCGCCTTATATTCCTGAGATGTGCTTCAATATTGCCGAGGATTTGGATGTGACTGTCGATGATATCAATGTCAAAGCGACCACTACCGAGAAACTGGGTTTTGAAGGACGAAAAGAAGGCATTGCCGTTCAAGCGGTTGTCCTGATAGAAAAGTAA
- the ispD gene encoding 2-C-methyl-D-erythritol 4-phosphate cytidylyltransferase, with the protein MNTIHSRFWAIVPAAGVGKRMQADKPKQYLSLAGKAVLEQTLLRLLDVEQLSGIAVAISQEDPYWPELGIAGHPKVITAPGGKERADSVLSGLRSIRERADDNDWVLVHDAARPCITRSDVVLLMASLKDDAVGGILALASHDTLKQVEGRIIHGTLDRTHIWRALTPQMFRYGMLKAALEAGEGNPAITDEASALELMGYQPKIVEGRPDNIKITRPEDLALAQFYLEQQ; encoded by the coding sequence ATGAACACAATACACTCCCGATTTTGGGCTATTGTTCCTGCGGCCGGGGTTGGCAAAAGGATGCAAGCCGATAAGCCCAAACAATATCTCTCCCTGGCTGGAAAAGCCGTATTAGAACAAACTCTGCTGCGTTTGTTGGACGTTGAACAATTGAGCGGAATAGCGGTTGCTATTTCTCAGGAAGACCCCTATTGGCCTGAACTGGGAATTGCCGGACACCCCAAGGTTATCACTGCGCCCGGCGGTAAAGAACGGGCCGACTCAGTGCTGTCCGGTTTAAGATCGATTCGCGAACGTGCTGATGACAATGATTGGGTGCTGGTGCATGATGCTGCAAGACCTTGTATTACTCGTAGTGATGTTGTTTTGTTGATGGCGTCCTTGAAAGACGATGCTGTTGGCGGCATTTTGGCTTTAGCTTCGCATGACACACTCAAGCAGGTTGAAGGACGAATCATTCATGGCACTCTGGATAGGACACATATTTGGCGGGCATTGACACCGCAAATGTTTCGCTACGGAATGTTGAAAGCTGCACTGGAAGCAGGGGAGGGCAATCCGGCGATTACCGATGAGGCCAGCGCACTGGAATTAATGGGTTATCAACCCAAAATAGTCGAAGGCAGGCCGGATAATATAAAAATCACGCGTCCCGAGGACTTGGCGCTGGCGCAATTTTATTTGGAGCAACAATGA
- the ftsB gene encoding cell division protein FtsB: MSAYKIISIIIVLLIAHLQYRLWLGDGGIKQIEQYDQKLQDLSLQVKEKKERNDQLYSEVLDLRKGQDAIEERARYELGMIKENETFFQVLE; this comes from the coding sequence ATGAGCGCTTATAAAATTATTTCAATCATTATTGTTCTGTTGATAGCCCATTTGCAGTATCGTTTGTGGTTAGGTGATGGCGGTATCAAGCAGATTGAACAATATGACCAAAAACTGCAGGATTTAAGCTTGCAGGTCAAGGAAAAAAAAGAACGCAACGATCAGCTTTACAGTGAAGTGCTGGACTTGCGCAAAGGCCAGGACGCCATTGAAGAAAGAGCCCGTTACGAATTGGGAATGATTAAGGAAAATGAAACTTTTTTTCAGGTTCTGGAATAA
- the eno gene encoding phosphopyruvate hydratase: MAAIVDIKAREILDSRGNPTIEADVILSSGVVGSAMVPSGASTGEREAIELRDGDKARYLGKGVLNAVNNVKTEIRSAVLGMDAADQAGIDQKMIVLDGTDTKARLGANAMLAVSMASAHAAAKEAAQPLYRYLNKSGEFVMPVPMMNIINGGSHADNSVDLQEFMILPVGAPTFREAIRYGTEVFHTLKKVLSDKGLATTVGDEGGFAPNLSSNEEAISVILQAIEKAGYKPGVDIYLGLDAAASEYYKNGVYDLASEKKTYTSEKMVDFLADWVNKYPIISIEDGLDENDWDGWKLLTEKLGGKIQLVGDDLFVTNPAILKQGIEKNIANSILIKVNQIGTLTETLAAIDMAQAAGYSAVVSHRSGETEDTTIADLVVATGTGQIKTGSLSRSDRIAKYNRLMKIEDELEGKALYAGRKAFRML; this comes from the coding sequence ATGGCGGCAATAGTAGATATTAAAGCAAGAGAAATCCTGGATTCGCGTGGTAACCCGACGATCGAAGCCGATGTCATTCTTTCATCCGGAGTAGTCGGCAGCGCGATGGTGCCATCGGGCGCCTCCACCGGCGAACGTGAAGCGATCGAATTACGCGATGGCGATAAAGCACGTTATTTGGGTAAAGGTGTTTTGAACGCAGTAAACAACGTCAAAACTGAAATTCGTTCAGCCGTTTTAGGAATGGATGCGGCGGATCAGGCCGGCATTGATCAAAAAATGATAGTACTTGATGGTACCGATACTAAAGCCCGTTTAGGCGCAAACGCAATGCTGGCTGTTTCTATGGCTAGCGCACACGCTGCTGCAAAAGAAGCGGCACAGCCTTTGTATCGCTATCTGAACAAATCCGGTGAATTCGTTATGCCCGTACCGATGATGAACATCATCAACGGCGGCTCCCATGCCGATAACAGTGTCGATTTGCAGGAATTTATGATTTTGCCTGTGGGTGCGCCCACTTTCCGCGAAGCGATTCGTTATGGAACTGAAGTTTTTCACACGCTGAAAAAAGTATTGTCCGATAAAGGTTTGGCAACAACCGTAGGCGATGAAGGTGGTTTTGCACCGAATCTTTCTTCCAATGAAGAGGCCATCAGCGTCATTCTGCAAGCGATTGAAAAAGCTGGTTACAAACCAGGCGTAGATATCTACCTGGGTCTGGATGCGGCTGCTTCTGAATACTATAAAAACGGCGTATACGATCTGGCTTCAGAAAAGAAAACCTATACCTCCGAAAAAATGGTCGATTTCCTGGCTGATTGGGTTAATAAATATCCGATTATCAGTATTGAAGACGGTCTGGACGAAAACGATTGGGACGGCTGGAAATTACTGACTGAAAAACTGGGCGGTAAAATCCAATTGGTTGGTGATGATCTGTTTGTCACCAATCCGGCTATTTTGAAACAGGGCATAGAAAAGAACATTGCCAACTCTATTCTGATCAAAGTCAATCAAATCGGTACCTTGACCGAAACTTTGGCCGCAATCGATATGGCCCAGGCTGCAGGTTATTCTGCCGTTGTTTCTCATCGTTCAGGTGAAACCGAAGACACCACTATTGCTGATTTAGTGGTTGCTACCGGCACCGGTCAGATAAAAACAGGTTCATTGAGCCGTTCCGACCGTATTGCCAAATACAACCGCCTGATGAAAATCGAGGATGAGTTGGAAGGCAAAGCCCTTTATGCAGGCCGCAAAGCCTTCAGAATGCTCTAG
- the kdsA gene encoding 3-deoxy-8-phosphooctulonate synthase yields MKLCNFEIGLDKPLFLIAGPCVIESEALALETAGYLKEITDQLGIPFIYKSSFDKANRSSHNTFRGLGVDAGLKILEKVKQQIGVPVLTDVHEDTPLEEVAKVVDVMQTPAFLCRQTNFIQNVAKQGIPVNIKKGQFLAPWDMVHVAEKAKATGNEQIMVCERGVSFGYNNLVSDMRSLAVMRDTGCPVVFDATHSVQLPGGQGTCSGGQREFVPVLARAAVAVGISGLFMETHPNPAEAKSDGPNSWPMHRIKELLEILITLDHAVKASSLIETTL; encoded by the coding sequence ATGAAATTATGTAACTTTGAAATCGGCCTTGATAAGCCTCTATTTTTAATCGCGGGTCCTTGCGTCATTGAGAGCGAAGCTCTGGCACTGGAAACAGCCGGCTATTTAAAAGAAATAACCGATCAATTGGGCATTCCTTTTATTTACAAATCTTCATTCGACAAAGCCAATCGTTCTTCACATAACACCTTCCGTGGCTTGGGCGTTGATGCGGGGCTAAAGATCCTCGAAAAAGTCAAACAACAAATCGGCGTGCCTGTTTTAACCGATGTACATGAAGACACACCCTTGGAAGAAGTGGCAAAGGTCGTCGATGTGATGCAAACGCCAGCTTTTTTATGCAGACAGACCAATTTCATTCAGAATGTCGCCAAACAAGGCATTCCGGTCAATATCAAAAAAGGCCAATTTTTAGCGCCTTGGGATATGGTTCATGTGGCCGAAAAAGCCAAGGCCACAGGCAATGAACAAATTATGGTGTGTGAGCGCGGCGTTTCATTCGGCTACAACAATCTGGTGTCTGATATGCGATCACTGGCGGTGATGCGAGATACCGGTTGCCCGGTAGTTTTCGACGCCACCCATTCGGTGCAACTGCCCGGAGGTCAGGGCACCTGTTCAGGCGGGCAGCGTGAATTTGTTCCTGTTTTGGCCAGAGCCGCTGTTGCTGTGGGCATTTCCGGATTGTTCATGGAAACGCACCCAAATCCGGCCGAGGCGAAAAGCGATGGTCCAAACTCCTGGCCTATGCACCGCATTAAAGAATTATTAGAGATTTTAATCACCCTTGATCACGCTGTTAAAGCAAGCAGTTTGATCGAAACAACCTTATAG
- a CDS encoding CTP synthase, whose protein sequence is MTKYIFITGGVVSSLGKGIAASSLAAILEARGLKVTMTKLDPYINVDPGTMSPFQHGEVFVTDDGAETDLDLGHYERFIRTTMTKKNNFTTGQIYENVLRKERKGDYLGATVQVIPHITDEIIRRIHESAVGMDIAIIEVGGTVGDIESLPFLEAIRQMHVELGRDRAIFIHLTLVPYIRSAGELKTKPTQHSVKELRTIGIQPDILICRSEQPIPVSDRRKIALFTNVAEKAVISAIDADTIYRIPLLLHEQGLDDIVVEKLRLDVPPADLTEWKNVIDGLTHPVEEVTIAIVGKYVDHSDAYKSLNEALIHGGIHTRNKVKIRYIDSETIEDEGVEHLKGLDAILVPGGFGERGVEGKIATARFARENKIPYLGICLGMQVAVIEFARNVAKLEGAHSTEFLPDSPHPVIGLITEWMDAEGQLETRNIHSNLGGTMRLGSQKCRLESGSLAFAMYKKEVIKERHRHRYEFNNKYLEKMERAGLTFAGKSIDGRLVEVIELKDHPWFLACQFHPEFTSTPRRGHPLFSGFVMAAAKHKKETHQ, encoded by the coding sequence ATGACAAAATATATTTTCATTACCGGTGGCGTCGTCTCATCCTTAGGTAAAGGCATCGCTGCGTCGTCACTTGCTGCCATTCTTGAAGCCCGCGGGCTTAAAGTCACGATGACCAAACTGGATCCCTACATCAATGTCGATCCAGGAACCATGAGTCCTTTTCAACACGGAGAGGTTTTCGTCACTGACGACGGTGCAGAAACCGATCTTGATCTGGGTCATTATGAGCGTTTCATCAGAACGACCATGACCAAGAAAAATAACTTCACGACCGGTCAAATCTATGAAAACGTTCTGCGCAAAGAACGTAAAGGCGATTATTTGGGCGCGACCGTTCAGGTAATTCCGCATATAACGGATGAAATCATCAGACGCATTCACGAGAGTGCGGTGGGCATGGATATCGCCATCATTGAAGTCGGCGGGACGGTAGGTGATATCGAGTCACTGCCGTTTCTTGAAGCGATTCGTCAGATGCACGTTGAATTGGGGCGCGATCGTGCCATTTTTATTCATTTAACGCTGGTGCCTTATATCCGTTCTGCGGGTGAACTCAAAACCAAACCAACTCAGCATTCTGTAAAAGAACTCAGAACGATAGGGATTCAGCCCGATATTTTAATTTGCCGTTCCGAACAACCGATTCCGGTCAGCGATCGCAGAAAAATTGCGCTTTTTACGAATGTGGCAGAAAAAGCTGTTATTTCCGCTATTGATGCTGACACGATTTACCGCATCCCTTTATTGCTGCATGAACAGGGATTGGACGATATCGTTGTTGAAAAATTACGTCTGGATGTGCCGCCCGCCGACCTCACCGAATGGAAGAATGTGATTGACGGACTGACTCATCCGGTTGAAGAAGTCACCATTGCGATTGTCGGTAAATATGTCGATCACAGCGATGCCTACAAGTCACTCAACGAGGCATTGATTCACGGCGGTATTCACACCAGAAATAAAGTTAAAATCCGTTATATTGATTCTGAAACCATCGAAGATGAAGGCGTTGAACACCTGAAAGGACTGGATGCCATCCTGGTGCCTGGCGGCTTTGGTGAGCGGGGCGTAGAAGGAAAAATTGCGACAGCCCGTTTTGCACGGGAAAACAAAATTCCCTATTTAGGCATTTGTTTGGGAATGCAGGTTGCGGTGATTGAGTTCGCCAGAAATGTCGCCAAGCTGGAAGGTGCGCACAGTACCGAATTCCTGCCCGATTCGCCGCATCCGGTTATCGGTTTGATCACTGAATGGATGGATGCAGAGGGGCAGTTGGAAACACGCAATATTCATTCTAATCTGGGCGGAACAATGCGTCTTGGTAGTCAAAAATGCAGGCTTGAATCAGGATCTTTGGCCTTTGCGATGTATAAAAAGGAAGTCATCAAAGAGCGTCACCGGCACCGTTACGAATTCAATAACAAGTATCTGGAAAAAATGGAGCGAGCTGGGCTGACTTTCGCAGGTAAATCGATAGACGGTCGTCTGGTCGAAGTGATTGAATTGAAAGATCACCCCTGGTTTTTAGCCTGTCAGTTTCATCCGGAATTCACTTCGACGCCACGAAGAGGCCATCCGCTCTTTTCAGGATTTGTAATGGCCGCTGCTAAACATAAAAAGGAAACCCATCAATGA